The sequence ACCAGAGGATGCTATCGCCTAAAACGCACCTTTCCGGAGGTACGAAATTCTTCACTTTAAGCCCATAGTCGTTATAACTTACATCATCATATTTCATGCTGATAAAAAACATCAATGTTATATAGAAAAGAACAAACATAGAAAAAACATATTTTGATAAATTGATGTTGCCAATCTTGATATTTTCAAGTCCTTTTACTACGAGTATGATTAAAAATGGAAAAAACAGAAAAATATAATAAGGCGCTTTTTGGCTTACAATCAAAGTAAACATTACCAAAAAAGTTAATATGCAGGTAATAAGGATATTTTCGTTTTTTCCCCTTTTTATTGCAATGCCGGACAACCCGATTATCAGTAGAACCAATTCAACCATATTCCTATGTGAAGTTGTAGACCAGAACCATGCAATATACCTCTTTGACTCATTAGCCAATAATTTTACAGGATTAAAGCCTAATGAGCTGCCCGGAGTTCCAAATTCTTTCATTACGAAGCCGTTCCATTGAACAAAGAATAATTCAGGGTCAACAAGAATATGCGTTATAATCCACCACATAATTCCTATTGCTATGCCTGCCATACAAAACCAAAAACCTTTTTCTTTGAAAGCTTTAAGTTTATACTCGTAAATAAACAGGACGAATAGCATGATTGGGACAATAACGCCGTTTAGATGGATGTCAGCCGACAAACCGGCAACCAGCCCGGAGATAAAGAATAATGGCGATGATTTTTTATCAACAGAGAGCAGGAATAAATAAAAGGACAGTAGAATAAAAAGGACTAACAACATTTCCTGCCTGCAGCGATGCGCGCATATAATAAATAATCCCGATAAAGACAACAATATGACGCTTTTTAACGCAACTGACTTTGAAAACAATCTTTTTGCGGTCAAATAGACTAAGAGAAGTACCAAAATTCCTGTTAAAAACGACCCAATTCTTGCCTGGAATGTGCCAAGCCCGAATATTTTAAGGAAAGGAGCAATCGACAGCATGTGCAGCCTTCCGTGGTAAATATCGGATTTTTCCAATCCGTAACTGCCCTCAAAAGTAGGAGCTGAAAAATGCCCATTTTGTACAAAACTCCAGGCAGGTTCCACCATACAAGCATCATCCAGGTCTATAATTGGATATTTGTCCAAGTAAAACAAATTCCATATTACATAAATGACCGAAAAAATAATAAAAAAATACTTTGTTTTCATTTGAAATAATTAGCGATAATTTTAGGTATATAAGCTGGATTAAAAAAAACGTTAGTTGTCATTGCGCATTCGTATGTACAAAAACATTTCGACCTTTTTATATAATCTCTTACTTCATCTGCCTGCTTTGAAAACCATAGTTCAGGGAAATTATAATTGCTTTTCCTTAAATTGCCCATTTTTTTGTCAAGCATTTCACATGGATAGACATCCCCTGTTTCATTAATCACAGCGCTTAAATTACCCGCATAGCAGGGTGTAATAAATTTGTTTTTTTCATAAGTTTCAGCAATCAAACGGTGTTGAATTCTTTCTTTTGATTGCAGTATTTTTTTTAAGAAGTTCGGTTTAGGTTGAGCGTATAACAAATCCCTTAATTTGAAAAATTCAAGGTATTTTTTAATGCTTGCCTCTTTAGTAGTTTTGTCAACAGCATCCCCGCGTAAAAGATTTAAGAACATATTGTCAGGGCGCAGTTCTTTTTGTATGAATTCCATAAGCAGGGGTATTTCTTCCTGATTTAGCGGGTTTAAAGTCGTTATGGTAGATAAGCTGAAGTTTTTGAAATTAGCTTTTAATTTTTGCAGTTCTTTGAACGTTGAAATAGTATTACCGAAACAACCCGATACTCCTCTGATTTTTTCATGGGTTTGATTTAAACCATCTATAGATACATACACCATTATATTAGATTTTTTACATTCCTTTAGAATGCTTACCGTGTCTAATATGGTTTTTTCCTTCTGAATGGCGTTTGTTGTTATAGTAATGATTTCCGGGCGCATATTTTTGTACAGTACTTTAGTAATTTCGGGAAAATCTTTTCTCAAATAAGGTTCGCCGCCGGTTAAAGCCAGCCACAAAACACTTTTTAATGTCTTAGAAAAGCTTTCTATTTCATCTACGGTTAATTCGTCTGTTTTTTGATTAAGGTTATTTTTATAAAAACAATGAATACACTTTGAGTTGCACCTATTGGTAACAAAGAAAATAAGCTGGATTGGAAGCCCTTTTTTATAAAACATTCTTTTTGAATGACGTAATAAATTAAAAATATTCATTTTTGCTGTAATTCCCGAAAAGATAGTTAAAAAACCCAATTAATGCAGAATAAAACACGATTATACCAACAACAATATTAAAAAGCAAACTTTGTATAAAAAATATGTTTCCTTTGTGTTTACGCAAGAAAAGAGAAAAAGGCAAAGCAGACAGCAGGTATAAAAATAACGAAATAACCGGCATACGCATTGGAACAAGCCTTATCAAATAAAGTAAGGCCGATATTGATAAAATAATGGAGAAAAACCAGCTTAGCAACAATGAAACAGGCATAGCTGTTTCCTGCGCAGGCAGGTTTTTAATCATGGTCTTATTTGCCAACCGAAAAGTTATCATGTTTTTAACTTTAACATAGTAATCTTTAAGTAAGGTTTTAAACGTAAATCGTTTTAGATGGATAACTTGTTCATTTTTGTCAGTAATAAACTTTTTATTATTTTTAATAAAAACACGGTAGCCAAATTCAAAATCTTCGTAGGATTCCATGTTAATATTGAAACCATGAATTTCATTAAAAACACTTTTTCTTACAGCCAAACACGAGGTTGTCGGGGTTATCGTATATTCTGGCAATTGTATAAGCCGGTAATGTATAAAAAGATTTTGATATTGGCTGTAAAAATCATTGTTAGGGGTTGTTTTTGAATATATAAGGGATATACCCGCTGATTCCGTGTTTGAGGCAATTTGACCGGCTATATGCCCCACTGTTTTTTCAGTTATAATAACATCAGCATCAATAAAAAATAAAACTTCCCCTTTAGCAATCTTAGCGCCGTTATTACGGGTTTCCCCGGGAAGAGTTTTATTCCTTATGCAGACAGTATTGATTGAAAAATTTTTTAAAATTTCAGCTGTATTGTCTGTTGAGCCAGGATTAACTGCGATTATTTCATAGTTTTTATAGTTAGAGCTGTTTATTGCTTCTATACATTGCTGAAGGGTTTTAGCCTGATTATAAGCCGGAATAATTATTGAAACAAGCAAATTATCGGTGTTGTTCATATCAATTTATATATACTGATTACCGGGCCGGGAGAGAGCCTATTTTCCGGGTAGAATTTCTTTATCAGTTTCCCTTGTTTTGGCAGATTGGTGTAAAAGTAAATCAGCGCTTTATCTTTGGAAACGAGGCCGCTTGATTCGTCTGCGCTGTCTGCGATTATATACTTAATGCCTGATTTACGCAAATAACTGAACCCATTGCTGATATCAATCAAATCCTGGACTTTTTCCGCTTCTTTTACCATTTCTATGGTTCCGCTTACTTCATTTGCAGGACGCAGTATTCTAAAGATCTCATAACCTGTTATTTTATCGCTGACAGGATACGCTTCTAACTGTAATTTTAGATATTCTTTTTTATAGTGGTTAAGTTCTACCGCTTTATTGTAAAGGCGTGTTAACTGGGTTTTTGTTTCTTTTATCGGCGGGCAATTAGGGTACATATCAATAAGTATTTTTGAACCGGAAGGGATATTTGATTCCACCCATTCTTTTGCGATAGTCCTTGAGTCTTTTCTGGTATACGCGTAATCAAGTTTTAAGCAAAATATTATTGACGGCAATAAAGCCAGGATAAAAACCCCGGTGATCAGTTTATTATATTTACTGTTGCTTATTGTATCCAGGAATTGAGCCCCGGCAAGAATAAATAAAGGGAAAACCGGAAACAAATAGCCGGGGCCTGAATTGTGATAGAAAATAACCGGGATAGTAAACAGTATCAGGGCTGAAAGAATCAATAAATTGCCCTGTTTTTTTCGTTCATTACCGCAAAAAACTATATTAAATACCCCGATAAAACATAGCAACCCGATAATAGGTATTCCAGTATTTGCAGACACATGCCCTTTATTTCCAATAAATAGGTAATGGAGAAAAACAGGAATCATTCCGTCAAGCGGGTTTTTATGTAACCCTACAGAATGTCCGGAAAAGTCATTCAAAAATGTTTTATAATCCAGAATTGAATACGGAGTGCCAATAATAAAAAATAGAACTATTAAAAACACACCTGCCAGCAATGAAACACTCAATTTTATCCGCTTATTCTTTATCCAGTAAGCGACTGGGATAAGAGCAATCATTGGGATTGCATTATAAAAAGTGGTTATTGCCAGGCCCGAGAAAATACAGGCAAAATAAAAGGATTTATCATTATCCCGGCTTAAGTAATCAATTAAAAAATAAAAAGACACAAGAACAAGAAATGCGCTTGGCAGGGCCGGTTGAATTAAATGGGACGATTGGATTATCGACGGAATAAAAGACAACATTAACACCGCAAAAATTCCGGTTTTATGGGAACGCATTTTAAGGCCCAGGAAGTACATTAAAGCTACTATTGCAGTTGACCATAAAACGGAAACAAAACGCAATATCAGGTATATATTTGTGGGATTTTTTATGAAAGACAAAGCAAACGCATGCGAGTTGGAAAAAAAACCTGCAAGCTTTCCGAAAATGAAATAAACTCCGGAGATACTAAGTGTGAAATATAAGTATAATGACGGATAGTTGAAAAAATGCGGGTTTAAATCCCCCCCGCCCATTTTAAGCGCATAATTAACAGTTTTGTACTCTTCGGTGGAGTATAAATATGGCAGGTCAAACCAGATTCCCCAAAAACGAATCAGGAGGGCTGTCAACATAACGGAAGAAAATACAATAACACTCTTTTTGCTCATATTATTCTAATGCTTTCCAAATAGTAAGCTGCCTAAAAAACTTTTTAAGATAGAAGGCGAATAGACGAAATTAGAAACAATATCGCATTCTACCCAGCAGCCGGAGCAGGCCTTAACTTCTCTTTTCCGGAATTCATCCGACTTTTTTGAATACCAAAAATCTGAAAAACTTTCTTTTTTGATGTTGCCCAGTACAACCGGTTTAAGCGTGCAGGGAACAACGTCGCCGTTTGGCATGAGGCGGAAGTAAAGGAAAGCGGCCTGGCAGGGAATACTGGTAATTTTCCCTTGTTTCAATATTCTGTTTTTTGAGCCTTCCCAAAGGAATTTTTCAACTAGATGCCACAAATAGTTTACGTCAGTAATTCCTTTGGGTTTTGCTTTGGTATTCGAAATATTAAATATTTCGCTGTAAAGCTTAATTATTTCAGCCTCGCTTAAATCTGAAGCTAATTTATATTCAAAAGATTTTCTTAAACCGGATAAAATCGTGCTTTCATGTGAGCTGACGGCAATATATATCTTATGTTCTAATTCGAGTTTTTTCATCAGTTTGTTCATTGGGTTTATTTCATTCAAGTTTTCGCGTGTAATAGTCTGGTTAACGCCTGCAATAAGCGACGGCATCGATTCCTTGGCTTTTTTTAGAATTTCAAGAGTTTCAATGACTTTATTATATAACCCTGGTATTCCCCTGATCTTATCATTCAATTTATTAGGCGCGTCGAAAGAAACCTGGATGTTAAGATTAATATTCTTGTTTTTGAAAAATTCGAGGAAATCCCTGATTTTGCCCGGAAATGAGCCGTTTGTGGTTATATAAAATATTTTCGGATCAGCATTTTTGCGAATGGCGTCGACAATCTCTGTAAAATCGTTTTTTAGGAAAGGTTCTCCGCCGGTAAAACGAATAAGGTCCAGAGAGTTCAGCGCTTTGTCACTAAAAGCTTTTGCTATTTCTTCAGCGTTCAATTCTTGTGACGGGTCTTTCAGTGTATTATCCATGCTTTGAAGGCCGCACATAGGGCATTTTGCGTTGCATCGCCAGGTTACGCTATAGGCAATTACTTTTGGTTTTATTGGTTTGTTGTAAATCCGGTTAATTTTTGATTGGAGAATCGCAGAAAGGCCGTTTAAAATATTGTTTTTTTTGAGATTCATAGGTTTTAGAACTGTTTAGTTCTAATCAGCCACCAGATCCGCAGGATGTCTTTAATTGTTTCAAATGCATTTTTTGGTATTAACGAGGTTGATTTACCATGCAAGCGCGGATAGGACCTAATCGGGACCATGCCGATATTAAACCCGAGTTTTGCAAGTTTAAGAACTATTTCTGCCGGAGCAAAAGGGCCTGTGCAGGTTATATGTATCTTGTTGACCGCGTCCCTTTTAACTACCCGCAGAGCCGTACCCAGATCCTTAAAATTAACCCCGAAAAGCGTTCTGATAAAAAAGTTGTAGCAGATAGATACTAATTTGCGCAGGTTGCTGTTTGCGTTGAATTCACGATACCCGATCACCATGTCATATTGATCAAGAAGCTGGAGGGACTTTTTAAAGTCATAAACGTCATATTGGTTATCGCCGTCGGTAAAAAGCACATATTCAAATTTATTGGCGTATTTAAAACCATCCTGGAGGGCGGCCCCGTAACCAAGATTTTTTGGGTGGTGAATAACGTGGACCTTGGGGTATTTGACAGCGAGTTCATCCGCAACTTTGCCTGTATTATCCGGACTGCCGTCGTTTATTATAAAGATCTCGTAGTCCTGGGCAATCTCGTTCAAAAGATTTACTGCCTTCTCTATTACCAGAGTTATATTCTTTTCATCATAATATGCCGGGCAGAAGAATGAAAAAGTTTTTTTCATAGGAATAAATTATACCAGTTTTTCTTCAATAAATACAGGTATATAATTTAAAATTTTGTACTCTTTTTTGCAATTTTGGCATTTCAAAAAGCCAGATTTGACTTCATCGTTAATAGTTTCATTTTCCCTGAGTTCCAGCTTAGCTTTACAATCGGGACAGCAAAGTATCTTTGAAAATTGTTTTTTCACTCTCAAACCTTCCATTTAGACCAAAATATTGCGGGAATTGCGCGGCTTATTGTCTTGAGCCTGCTGAAAACGTATTCCCTGGGGTGAAGAATTGATTTCCACAAATGTTTTGGGCTCAAATAAAATTTGCGGTACGCTTTCTTTGCTGTTTTGCGTATTTGTTCGTTCGAAAATTGAGGCATATCCGGCTGGCCTTGAGTGTTTAACCAATTTTTCTCTTTCATTTCGTTATAAAAAGGCGTTCCGGGAAAAGGTATCATAAGTTGAAATTGGGCTGTATGCGGGTTTAATTTGTAAGCCCAATCAATTGTTTTTTGAGCTTTTTGCGGGGTTTCACCCGGGAAACCAAATGCAAAATCACCATGAATCTGAAGGCCGGCTTTCTTTGCATCTTGGGTAAATTTGGTCATTTGCTCGACCCTTAAGCCCTTTTTAATGTGTTTCAGCACTTCAGGGTCGGCAGATTCATAGCCTACGTGGAGGTTCCTGCATCCTGCTTTCTTCATCATTTTCAAAACGTCCAAGCCCATATCCGCCCTGGCATAACAGGACCATTGCAGTTTAATTCCGGCTTTTATCTTCTGCTCGCAAAAACTTGCCGCGCGATCCTGTGTAAAAGTGTCATCCTGGATCATTACGGAGCGTATTTCTGGCATTTCTTTTTCAATAAAATGGAATTCTTCGATTACATTTTCGACACTGCGTAAATTATAAGTCATCCCCTTGATGAAAGTATGCACCCAAAGGCAATAAGTGCACATTCCCCATTTACATCCGCGGCCTGACATTATATCCATAAACGGATAATATTCCGACGGGGTTTTATATCGGTAAATGTCAATATGGTTTTTAAAGAATTTCGAAACGAAAGGGATCGTGTCCAATTGGGCGCCTGTAAGATAGGGCCGGATTGGATTTATGAAGATTTTTCCGTTTTCTTTATAACAAAGATTTTTTATTTCACTTAATTTTTCCCATTTAGCCAGCTCATTGACAGGATATTCAAACTCGCTGATGACCAGCTTATTAATTACTTTTGTTTTTGAAAGGGTTTTTTTCGGGTCTATTGAAGCAAAAGGGCCGACAATCACGGCGTCACATTTCAATTCTTCAACTATTGGATCGGCAAAATCGATATCGTTTTGCTCGCTCATATACCCCGTATAAAGAACTAAAAGATCAGGTTTGTATTGAAGTATTATTTGTTTTGTTTTTTCGTGATCGAGATATTGAGCCGGCGCGTCTACAAATTTAACAGCATATCCCTGTCCTTCCAGGTAAGCTCCGCAGTAACCGAGCAATATAGGATACCATTGGGTTGCGGACAGCGAAACGAAATCACAGCGGGCATTGCGCATATATTCAGTCAAATAGGGCGCTGATAACAACAGTATGCGGTAAGGGTTATTCATTTCACTTTTTTCCTTTATTGAATATAAGTATTTTAATTCCTCTTACGATTTGGCTTACAGAGAGGTGTTTGATTGAACGTATAATCCAGCTGGGCCTGAAGTACATCCTATTATAAGCCTTGTGTATGATACTTACTAATTTATTTTCGGGCAGCATGGGAGTTTTTATCAGCGGGATTGGGTTATTTATTGAAAAATAATAGTTATCCCAGTTTAATGCTTTATCTGTGAGGTACCCCTTCTCTTCACATACAGCCCGGGCTTCTGTTCCCGGAAATGGGACAAGGTTTACTATAGCCATGCTGTCTAAAGGAAGTTTTAAAAAGAAATTAATAGATTCTTTAATATCTTCAATAGTTTCTTCCGGGTACCCTATAATGCAGTTTGAACCGACAAGAAATCCCAGGGATTTGGCTAATAAAATATTTTCTCTCGCTTTTTCAAGGTTCAGTCCTTTTTTCATTTTCGCAAGAGTGTTTTTAGAACCGGATTCGATACCAAAGGATAATGAATAAACGCCTGCTTTTTTCATGGTTTTAAGTATTTCAGCGTCAACTAAATCAGCCCGTATTCCGTTGGCGAATTTCAAATATACCGGAGGTTTAATAGCTGTCATCCTGTCAAGGATTTCCAGGGCCCTGTTTCGAAGCACCGTAAAATTGTCATCTTCGAAATATATTTCGTCAACTTTATATTGTTTTATCAGGTAATTTATTTCAGACATTACATTATCAACGCTTCTGCAGCGGATTTTCCGGCCCATTACCCTGCAGCAAAAAGTACAGGTGCTTGGGCATCCCCTGGTTGTCATAACCGGCAATATTCTTTTCCCTTTCTTAAAAAGCCCATGAGTCTGCGTATTTGAAAAATACAGGGCGAGATCCATTTTATGGAATGCAGGAAAAGGCAGTTTGTCTAAATCCTTATCTTCAAGAAAAGGTTGTCTTGAAGTTTGAACAATTTCAGTTCCATTTTTAAAATATAAATTGTTGACCTGGGAAAGAGATTCTTTGGAAATATTGTTTTCTTTTATTTTCCTGCATAATTCAAGAAAAGGAAATTCACTTTCGCCGGTAAATACATAATCTACTGCAGGTTCCTTTATGACAGAGTCCGGAAGAATTGAGGGATGAGCGCCCCCGAAAGCTATTTTGACATTTGGCAAAGATGTTTTTATTTCCTTAACTGCACCAAGCCCTCTCAAATAAGCTGGCGTAACTGCGCTTACTCCCACAATATCGGGCTTATAGGCTAAAAGTTTATCCAGGGCCTTAGGGTCTATTCTTTCATCAAACAGAAAACCTTCGATATCATTTTTTTCAAGAAGGCCCAATAGATACAGCGGCCCTAATGAGGGAGTAGTGTTTTCATCCGGAATGAACGGTACGAATAAGGCAGTTTTCATTTTTTTGCTATTATTGTGTAACTCAGAGCAAGAAATTTTGATTTCAATAATAAAAACGGTTTTGATATAAAATTCCCTAAAAACGGGATATTTTTTGTCACTTCGTCTGCAAAGGTTGCATTTGTGTACGACACTTCAACTGACAATCCCTTCTCTTTTAGAAAGGATGCTAACTTTTTCGGTGATAAACCGAAGGTAAAATACTGGTGGTATTCCGCCAATTCAGTTTCAACGGACGGATAACGCTTTAATAATTTTAAAAACTTCTGTAAATATTTATTTATAATTGAATTAGGTTCCTGGGTTATTATTATTACTCCATTTTCAGAGAGTAAATCTACGGCCTGGCTCAATAGCGGCAGCGGGTCAAAAATATGGTGCAAGACTGCGCAGAAAACTATTATATCGAATGATGTATTATATTTTGGCAGTTCAATGCCGTCAAATAGTTTTAAATCCGCATTAGGATAGGTTTTTGAAGCGATTTCCATCATGTCTTGTGAAACGTCACAGCCAAACAACTGTAAATTCTTAGCTTTTAAGCTTTCAACCGCTAACCCGATAGCATAACCCGTCCCGGTGCCGATATCCAGGAGTTTAATGGTATCACTGCAATTTTCTGAAGCTTTTAATAGAAGTTTCTTAAAATAATTTCTGAAATTTGTAAAAGTCCTCGAGCTTAAATTATAGCCCAGGGCTTTTGTTGAATAGTAAATACGGTTAGATTCAACGGATTTTTGATTGTTCATTTTAACCAGCTTATAAACGAAAGAAGGCCGCTTATATTTCTTTTTAAGTCGTCGAATGAACGGATATTTAAAATCCTCTTTAAAATATAATGAGGCCTCAGATAATATTTCTTATAAGCATCTTTATAGAATTGTCGAAGTTCATTCTCGCTGATATCTTTGAGTTTAATGAGGTAATGGGGCCCGTCGCTTCTTTTATATAATTCCAGGCCTTTATAGATCAACGAATTTTCAGCGTCCGCTTGATTATACATTTCTGTTCCCGGTATCGGAATGGCAAGATTGAACATCACAAAGTCAGTATCTAAATCAAGCGCAGTCTGAAAGGTTCTGTTCATGGATTCTTTTGTCTCGCCAGGGAACCCGAATATATAGAAGGACCTGGATTCGATCCCTATTTTTTTTGTCCATTTGATAACTTCTTTTGCATGGTCCAGCGAAATATCCTTGCTTATGATTTTTAACATTTCAGGGTCGCCGGATTCTATGCCATAGCCTATTGTGATACAACCGCTCTTTTTCATTTTTTCCAATAATTTCGGAGTAACCAGATTGAACCTTGTGCTGCAGCCCCAGGTTAAATCTATTTTCCTTTCTATAAGCAGGTCGCATAATTCTTCTGTTTTTTTCATATTCTGAGTAAATACATCGTCGTTAAAGTATATTTCTTTTATACCGTAGTTTTTTATCAGGAGTTCTATCTCTTCAATAGTCCTTGAAGGCGACTGAGCCCTGTATTTCGACCCAAAAACGTTCTTTGAACAATAACAGCACTGGTACGGGCATCCTCTTGAAGTAATCATGTTCAAAGCGGGAAGCCGTTTATAAGTCCCCTTTGCGGGCCTGTATCTGTGGATTTCCAGCAAATCTCTTGCCGGAAAAGGAATAGCGTTTAAATCTATTATCTCCATCTTCCTTTCAGTATGGTTGACCTGCCCATTTTTCCTGTAAACAATATTTAAAACTCCTGAAATATCTTTCTTTGCTTCAATATGTTCAATCAGGCTGGTAAATGTTTTCTCTCCCTCGCCTAAAACTACAATATCCGCATTTGCCAAATTGATGCATTCTTCAGGAAATATTGATGCGTGCGGGCCTCCGGCGACAATTAATGCTTTCGGGAATTTTTCCCTGGCAATTTTTATGGTTTCCATCACAACAGGAAATGTTGTGGTGTAAATTGTGATTCCGACTACATCCGGGTTGTACTCATTTAATTTATCTTTAAAAGACTCGATGGTCAGCTTGTAAGCGGGCCCGTCAAAAACCTGTATCTTATGTTCAGGATGATATTTTCTAAGGTATGAAGCAACATAGAGTATCCCCAAAGCCGGCAGTATAGCGCCGGTCTTGCTGTATGGGCTGTCCTGAGTTAACAAAAACGGCGGATTTAAAAATAAAATGTTCATTTGAATAAGATCCTTATTGCGGGTTTAATCATTCTTTTTAACTGGCCGAAATTTTTAAGCTTAATCAGCCTTTTTAATATATAGGGTATCCTTCTATAAAATCTCGTATGGCAGTATTTGTATAATACAGACAATTCATCCAAAGATATATATTTATTGTAGGGTTCTATCTGGTAA is a genomic window of Elusimicrobiota bacterium containing:
- a CDS encoding glycosyltransferase family 39 protein encodes the protein MDKYPIIDLDDACMVEPAWSFVQNGHFSAPTFEGSYGLEKSDIYHGRLHMLSIAPFLKIFGLGTFQARIGSFLTGILVLLLVYLTAKRLFSKSVALKSVILLSLSGLFIICAHRCRQEMLLVLFILLSFYLFLLSVDKKSSPLFFISGLVAGLSADIHLNGVIVPIMLFVLFIYEYKLKAFKEKGFWFCMAGIAIGIMWWIITHILVDPELFFVQWNGFVMKEFGTPGSSLGFNPVKLLANESKRYIAWFWSTTSHRNMVELVLLIIGLSGIAIKRGKNENILITCILTFLVMFTLIVSQKAPYYIFLFFPFLIILVVKGLENIKIGNINLSKYVFSMFVLFYITLMFFISMKYDDVSYNDYGLKVKNFVPPERCVLGDSILWFTFSGQKFYSELSYSYYYKVTKKDLASYLKEKNIEYIVFGKDQIESFVNSGYFKSNYQLVTTLYDEYFGSGGMLKKETNRYLTLVYRKKRL
- a CDS encoding radical SAM protein — protein: MFYKKGLPIQLIFFVTNRCNSKCIHCFYKNNLNQKTDELTVDEIESFSKTLKSVLWLALTGGEPYLRKDFPEITKVLYKNMRPEIITITTNAIQKEKTILDTVSILKECKKSNIMVYVSIDGLNQTHEKIRGVSGCFGNTISTFKELQKLKANFKNFSLSTITTLNPLNQEEIPLLMEFIQKELRPDNMFLNLLRGDAVDKTTKEASIKKYLEFFKLRDLLYAQPKPNFLKKILQSKERIQHRLIAETYEKNKFITPCYAGNLSAVINETGDVYPCEMLDKKMGNLRKSNYNFPELWFSKQADEVRDYIKRSKCFCTYECAMTTNVFFNPAYIPKIIANYFK
- a CDS encoding glycosyltransferase translates to MNNTDNLLVSIIIPAYNQAKTLQQCIEAINSSNYKNYEIIAVNPGSTDNTAEILKNFSINTVCIRNKTLPGETRNNGAKIAKGEVLFFIDADVIITEKTVGHIAGQIASNTESAGISLIYSKTTPNNDFYSQYQNLFIHYRLIQLPEYTITPTTSCLAVRKSVFNEIHGFNINMESYEDFEFGYRVFIKNNKKFITDKNEQVIHLKRFTFKTLLKDYYVKVKNMITFRLANKTMIKNLPAQETAMPVSLLLSWFFSIILSISALLYLIRLVPMRMPVISLFLYLLSALPFSLFLRKHKGNIFFIQSLLFNIVVGIIVFYSALIGFFNYLFGNYSKNEYF
- a CDS encoding glycosyltransferase family 39 protein gives rise to the protein MSKKSVIVFSSVMLTALLIRFWGIWFDLPYLYSTEEYKTVNYALKMGGGDLNPHFFNYPSLYLYFTLSISGVYFIFGKLAGFFSNSHAFALSFIKNPTNIYLILRFVSVLWSTAIVALMYFLGLKMRSHKTGIFAVLMLSFIPSIIQSSHLIQPALPSAFLVLVSFYFLIDYLSRDNDKSFYFACIFSGLAITTFYNAIPMIALIPVAYWIKNKRIKLSVSLLAGVFLIVLFFIIGTPYSILDYKTFLNDFSGHSVGLHKNPLDGMIPVFLHYLFIGNKGHVSANTGIPIIGLLCFIGVFNIVFCGNERKKQGNLLILSALILFTIPVIFYHNSGPGYLFPVFPLFILAGAQFLDTISNSKYNKLITGVFILALLPSIIFCLKLDYAYTRKDSRTIAKEWVESNIPSGSKILIDMYPNCPPIKETKTQLTRLYNKAVELNHYKKEYLKLQLEAYPVSDKITGYEIFRILRPANEVSGTIEMVKEAEKVQDLIDISNGFSYLRKSGIKYIIADSADESSGLVSKDKALIYFYTNLPKQGKLIKKFYPENRLSPGPVISIYKLI
- a CDS encoding radical SAM protein translates to MNLKKNNILNGLSAILQSKINRIYNKPIKPKVIAYSVTWRCNAKCPMCGLQSMDNTLKDPSQELNAEEIAKAFSDKALNSLDLIRFTGGEPFLKNDFTEIVDAIRKNADPKIFYITTNGSFPGKIRDFLEFFKNKNINLNIQVSFDAPNKLNDKIRGIPGLYNKVIETLEILKKAKESMPSLIAGVNQTITRENLNEINPMNKLMKKLELEHKIYIAVSSHESTILSGLRKSFEYKLASDLSEAEIIKLYSEIFNISNTKAKPKGITDVNYLWHLVEKFLWEGSKNRILKQGKITSIPCQAAFLYFRLMPNGDVVPCTLKPVVLGNIKKESFSDFWYSKKSDEFRKREVKACSGCWVECDIVSNFVYSPSILKSFLGSLLFGKH
- a CDS encoding glycosyltransferase family 2 protein → MKKTFSFFCPAYYDEKNITLVIEKAVNLLNEIAQDYEIFIINDGSPDNTGKVADELAVKYPKVHVIHHPKNLGYGAALQDGFKYANKFEYVLFTDGDNQYDVYDFKKSLQLLDQYDMVIGYREFNANSNLRKLVSICYNFFIRTLFGVNFKDLGTALRVVKRDAVNKIHITCTGPFAPAEIVLKLAKLGFNIGMVPIRSYPRLHGKSTSLIPKNAFETIKDILRIWWLIRTKQF
- a CDS encoding Trm112 family protein; this encodes MRVKKQFSKILCCPDCKAKLELRENETINDEVKSGFLKCQNCKKEYKILNYIPVFIEEKLV
- a CDS encoding B12-binding domain-containing radical SAM protein, with protein sequence MNNPYRILLLSAPYLTEYMRNARCDFVSLSATQWYPILLGYCGAYLEGQGYAVKFVDAPAQYLDHEKTKQIILQYKPDLLVLYTGYMSEQNDIDFADPIVEELKCDAVIVGPFASIDPKKTLSKTKVINKLVISEFEYPVNELAKWEKLSEIKNLCYKENGKIFINPIRPYLTGAQLDTIPFVSKFFKNHIDIYRYKTPSEYYPFMDIMSGRGCKWGMCTYCLWVHTFIKGMTYNLRSVENVIEEFHFIEKEMPEIRSVMIQDDTFTQDRAASFCEQKIKAGIKLQWSCYARADMGLDVLKMMKKAGCRNLHVGYESADPEVLKHIKKGLRVEQMTKFTQDAKKAGLQIHGDFAFGFPGETPQKAQKTIDWAYKLNPHTAQFQLMIPFPGTPFYNEMKEKNWLNTQGQPDMPQFSNEQIRKTAKKAYRKFYLSPKHLWKSILHPREYVFSRLKTISRAIPAIFWSKWKV
- a CDS encoding B12-binding domain-containing radical SAM protein encodes the protein MKTALFVPFIPDENTTPSLGPLYLLGLLEKNDIEGFLFDERIDPKALDKLLAYKPDIVGVSAVTPAYLRGLGAVKEIKTSLPNVKIAFGGAHPSILPDSVIKEPAVDYVFTGESEFPFLELCRKIKENNISKESLSQVNNLYFKNGTEIVQTSRQPFLEDKDLDKLPFPAFHKMDLALYFSNTQTHGLFKKGKRILPVMTTRGCPSTCTFCCRVMGRKIRCRSVDNVMSEINYLIKQYKVDEIYFEDDNFTVLRNRALEILDRMTAIKPPVYLKFANGIRADLVDAEILKTMKKAGVYSLSFGIESGSKNTLAKMKKGLNLEKARENILLAKSLGFLVGSNCIIGYPEETIEDIKESINFFLKLPLDSMAIVNLVPFPGTEARAVCEEKGYLTDKALNWDNYYFSINNPIPLIKTPMLPENKLVSIIHKAYNRMYFRPSWIIRSIKHLSVSQIVRGIKILIFNKGKK